From one Triticum aestivum cultivar Chinese Spring chromosome 4B, IWGSC CS RefSeq v2.1, whole genome shotgun sequence genomic stretch:
- the LOC123093674 gene encoding aspartic proteinase nepenthesin-1, whose translation MCALHVLFLAVLLAMSATGHAAALRADLRHVDSGRGFTKRELLRRMATRSRARVDSRWSPPPGRGANAHAAVTAPLTRGTVGKEEFNSDYVIHFAIGTPQPQPVALALDTGSDLVWTQCDCDVCFDQPFPALNTSASDTLRGVSCYDPLCARGRLKLSGCAAGDNLCLYVYSYADKSMTTGLIFEDTFSFKAPNGKVAAVPNLRFGCGMYNAGKFGPTESGVAGFARGPLSLPSLLKLPRFSHCFTTLVESRTSPMFLGTPDNLGAQATGPIQSTPFVRSPAGPFGTLYYISLKGITVGKTRLPFDASEFAVKDGISGGTIIDSGSSITSFPLPVFRSLRKAFMSQVPLPVANVSATDPDTMLCFLTSPKKEAPAMPKLILHLDGADWDLPRENYVLDVEDVDDGSGGGPCLVINSADESSPTIIGNFQQQNTHIVYDLEKNKLVFVPARCDKL comes from the coding sequence ATGTGTGCGCTGCATGTTCTCTTCCTCGCGGTCTTGCTGGCCATGTCGGCGACCGGCCACGCGGCGGCCTTGCGCGCCGATCTCAGGCACGTTGACAGCGGCCGTGGCTTCACCAAGCGCGAGCTGCTCCGCCGGATGGCCACCCGGTCGCGGGCTCGTGTAGATAGCCGGTGGTCACCGCCGCCCGGCCGCGGCGCCAACGCCCACGCGGCGGTGACCGCGCCGTTGACCCGCGGCACCGTCGGCAAAGAAGAGTTCAACTCTGATTATGTCATCCACTTTGCCATCGGCACGCCACAGCCGCAGCCCGTGGCGCTGGCGCTGGACACGGGTAGCGACTTGGTCTGGACTCAGTGCGATTGCGATGTCTGCTTCGACCAGCCGTTCCCGGCGCTCAACACCTCCGCCTCCGACACCCTCCGCGGCGTCTCGTGCTACGACCCTCTCTGCGCGCGAGGGAGGCTCAAGCTCTCCGGGTGCGCCGCCGGCGACAACTTGTGCTTGTACGTCTACTCCTACGCCGACAAGTCGATGACGACGGGGCTGATTTTCGAGGACACCTTCAGCTTCAAGGCGCCAAACGGCAAGGTCGCCGCGGTGCCCAACCTCCGCTTTGGCTGCGGCATGTACAACGCCGGCAAGTTTGGACCAACCGAGTCCGGCGTCGCCGGCTTCGCCCGCGGGCCGCTGTCTCTGCCGTCGCTGCTCAAGCTCCCCAGGTTCTCCCACTGCTTCACCACCCTGGTGGAGTCCAGGACCAGCCCCATGTTCCTGGGCACGCCGGACAACCTGGGAGCGCAGGCCACGGGGCCCATTCAGTCCACCCCGTTCGTCCGGAGCCCGGCGGGCCCGTTCGGCACGCTGTACTACATTTCGCTCAAAGGCATCACCGTGGGCAAGACGCGGCTGCCGTTCGATGCGTCGGAGTTCGCGGTCAAGGACGGCATCTCCGGCGGGACGATCATCGACTCTGGCTCGAGCATCACGAGCTTTCCACTGCCCGTGTTCCGAAGCCTCCGGAAGGCGTTCATGTCGCAGGTGCCGCTGCCGGTCGCCAACGTCTCCGCCACCGACCCAGATACGATGCTGTGCTTCCTCACCTCGCCCAAGAAGGAGGCGCCCGCCATGCCCAAGCTGATCCTCCATCTTGACGGCGCGGACTGGGACCTTCCACGGGAGAACTACGTGCTGGATGTCGAAGACGTCGACGACGGTTCCGGCGGCGGGCCGTGCTTGGTGATAAATTCGGCGGACGAGAGCTCCCCGACGATCATAGGCAACTTCCAGCAGCAGAACACGCACATCGTCTACGACCTGGAGAAGAATAAGCTTGTGTTCGTGCCCGCGCGCTGCGACAAGCTGTGA